The window AAAATGTAGCCGTTGTTTGTTTTTAACTTGTCTATATATCTAAAACGATTTACCTTAACATTGCTTGCAACACGCTCCAAATCATTGCAGGTGAGCTTTGCCATAGTCTGATGTTCAGCTAATTCTTTGCTGTTGTTTAGTAATGTTTCGGCAGCATTTGGCAAAGTAGCGTCAATTGTGCCTTTCATAGGATGAGAAAAGATTTTTCCTTCTTTTATTACAATAAATCTTTCAGGCGAAAAACAGACAAACTTTTCAGGAACGTACAAACGGTACTTTGCTTTACTTCGCTCAAATATTTCCTGCAGCGATAGCGATGTTTTTATAGGAGTTTTTATAGTAAGATTTAGCAATGATATTTCGCCTTTACGTAAGGCATCCATAGCATAATTAAATCGTTTTTCATATGTTTCATAACTTTCGGGATAACGTTCAAACACAAAATCCTTATCTTGCAAAGAACCTTTGTCGGCATTACTAATACCGTTGATATCAAAAAGAACATGAGATTGTTGTAACGGATTTTCTATAAAAAATCCTTCGCTCATCTCATAGTTAACGGCAAACAGAAACGGAGTTTTCGTCTTTCCCGCTTCATTCATCTTAGCTATAATATGCTGACAACTGATAAACATGCAGCAAAACTACAATAAATTTGTGAGTGGTGAGTGGTGGTCGGTGAATGGTGAATGGTGAATGGTGGTCGGTGAATGGTGCAATGTACGATTATTAATTAATTGCTAATTACTAATTGTTAATTGAAAATTGCCTCGCAACCCGCAACACGTAACCCGCAACATGCAACCCGCAACCCGAACCAGCCAATAGCCAAAAGCAACCCAAAAAACTCACTAATTAAAAACGAATGCTATACGTATAAGTGTTCGTTTGTTTCTTCTCTTCAGTAGCTTTTTCCGGTTTTTTAGTCGAAACATTGTGATAATTAACAGTACTGTCGCCTGTAAGTTTGACAACATTAGGCGGCTTAAAGAATATACGAGTCTTAATTTTCGATGTTACCAACAAACCCCTATTTTTT of the Lentimicrobiaceae bacterium genome contains:
- a CDS encoding aminodeoxychorismate synthase component I yields the protein MFISCQHIIAKMNEAGKTKTPFLFAVNYEMSEGFFIENPLQQSHVLFDINGISNADKGSLQDKDFVFERYPESYETYEKRFNYAMDALRKGEISLLNLTIKTPIKTSLSLQEIFERSKAKYRLYVPEKFVCFSPERFIVIKEGKIFSHPMKGTIDATLPNAAETLLNNSKELAEHQTMAKLTCNDLERVASNVKVNRFRYIDKLKTNNGYILQTSSEIEGTLPYDYLQNLGTLFFKLLPAGSISGSPRDAALRVIRECEQQTRGYYSGVVGYFDGENLDSGVLIRFIEEENGKMYFRSGGGITADSNCESEYLEAIQKVYLPF